A stretch of DNA from Yoonia sp. G8-12:
CTTTGCGACTGCGAAATGGTGGGCGCGGGTATTATTCGTCGCTACCTGCCTGCTGACAACGAGGTAGTTGTCACACTGAACGATCCTGCCGTGCCAGCACTGGCACAACAGATTGGAAACACGCGATCCGCCGCAGCGGTTGAACTTTGGCGCGACCGCATCGAAGGCGCAGTGGTGGCGATCGGTAACGCGCCAACAGCACTTTTTCATTTGCTTGAATTGCTAGATGCAGGCTGGCCGAAACCTGCGGTCATTTTGGGTTTTCCTGTCGGTTTTATCGGGGCCGCTGAAAGCAAGGCAGAACTCGCCGCAAACCCGCGTGGTTGCGACTATGTTGCTTTGCGCGGACGTCGTGGCGGGTCTGCTATGGCATCTGCGGCGGTGAATGCGCTGGCAGCGGGGTTACCCGAGGATGTGTAAGCAGGTGCTTGTCTCGCCTAACGGGCATGTCGCGCGAAGCCTTGGGCACGAGGTGGCAACCAATGGCTGATCCTTGGCTGCACATTGTCGGAATTGGTGAAGACGGGATGGAGGGCCTTGTTCCCGCTACCCGCGCCGTGGTTGAGGCCGCCGAAGTTATCATCGGCGGGGACCGTCACCATACGTTGACCGAAACGGTCAGCGCCGAACGTTTGGCATGGCCGCATCCCTTTGACGCGCTCATTTCGACCATCGAAACACTGCGCGGCAAACGCGTTGTGATCCTCGCCACCGGTGATCCGCTTTGGTTTTCGGTCGGGGCCCGCATTGGCCGCGCGATTGATCCGTCCGAGATCGTCTATCACCCCCAGCTTTCCGCCTTTCAGCTTGCGGCGGCACGTATGGGCTGGTCACTGCCTGACGTCGAAACGCTCACCGTGCATGGTCGTCCGGTCGAGCAGATGATCGCCTTTATCCAGCCCGACGCGCAATTGCTGGTGCTGACAACCGGGGCCGAGACACCCGCGCAAATCGCGCGTTTCCTGACGGAACGCGGTTTTGGGAAATCGCGCATGACCGTGCTTGCGGCAATGGGCGGCAAAGATGAGGCGCGCTTTGATGGGCTCGCAGAAAGCTGGAATCATACGGTGCCTGCGTTCAATACGCTGGCAGTGCACTGTGTGGCCGCGCCTGATGCGGCTTTGCTGCCGCGTGTGCCGGGACTGGCGGATGATCTCTTCCTTTCCGACGGCACTATGACCAAGCAAGAGGTGCGCGCAGCGACCGTCGCCAAATTGATGCCGATGCGTGGTGCGCTTTTATGGGATATCGGCACTGGCTGCGGGTCGGTGGCGATCGAATGGATGCGCGCCGCGCGCTATGCCCGCGCCATCGGGATTGAGCCGCGCGCAGATCGTCGCGCGATGGCCGCCGCAAATGCGCTGGCGCTGGGCGCACCGAAGCTGGTGTTGGTTGAAGGGTCTGTTCCAGAAGCACTAACGGGGCTGGACGCGCCTGATGCGATTTTTATCGGGGGCGGTTTGAGCCGGGCTACCTTTGATGCGGCTTGGGCTGCCTTGCGTCCGTTGGGGCGGCTGGTGGCCAATGCCGTGACGCTGGAAAGCGAGGCCGAGCTGATCGCGCTGCATAAAGAGCATGGTGGCGATTTGGTGAAGCTGCAGGTCCATCGCGCAGAACCAGTGGGCCGATTGACAGGTTGGCGTCCGTCCATGCCGGTCACCCAATGGAGCTTGGTCAAGCGATGACGGGTGTTTTGTATGGTGTAGGCCTTGGGCCGGGTGCGCCGGATCTGATGACACTGCGAGCGGCACGCCTGATTGAGGGGGCAGGTGTCATTGCCTATCCTACGCTTGCAGGGGCTGCCAGTTTTGCGCGTGCGATTGCGGCGGATTTGATTGACCCCGATGCGCAAGAGATCGTGATGGATGTCCCGATGTCGGTGGAACGCGCGCCGGCGCAAGCCGCCTATGACAAGGGCGCCGCAGAAATCGCCGCCGCCCTTGATGCAGGCCATGATGTTGTTTGCTTGTGTGAAGGGGATCCGTTCTTTTACGGCTCATTCATGTATCTTTTCGCGCGGCTCTCTGACGCTTACCGCGTCGAGATTGTGCCCGGTGTGACATCCGTGACAGCCTGTGCTGCCCGCGCGCGGATGCCGCTGGCCGCCCGCAACGAGCGGTTGACGGTTCTGCCCGGCCCATTGCCCGAGGATGAGCTGCGCGCCCGTATCGAAGGTGCCGAAAGTGTTGTGATCATGAAGGTCGGTCGCCATCTGGCCAAGATCAAAGGCGTGATTGAAGCACTCGGCCTGACTGATGGTGCCGTCTATGTCGAGCGCGCAACCCTACCCGAAGAGGTGGTCTTACCGCTGGCGGATGCCCCCGAAAAGGCACCGTATTTTTCAATGATTTTGCTGACAAAAGGGGCCGATCCGTGGCTATGAAACCGGTCGCGCCTCAGGCGCGCAAACCAGTCGTTTTAGCGCTGTCCCGCTCGGGTGAGCTGACCGCACATAAGGTGGCCGCCGTGCTAGGTGCGCAAGTGCATGGGCGCGAGGGCCGCGTCGATCAAGCGGATGCCTTTTTCGCCAATGCGCTGGAGCATGCGCGTGATTTATTTGTGGCGGGTGTGCCGATTGTCGGGGTCTGTGCCTCGGGTATTTTAATTCGTGCGGTGGCCCCGCTTTTGGCGGATAAAACCATGGAACCACCGGTGATTTCTGTGTCGGATGATGGCGCTGTTGTTGTGCCGCTTTTGGGCGGGCATCGTGGGGCGAATAAGCTGTCAGCGACGATCGCGCAGGCGCTGGATGCCGTGTCTGCTGTGACTACGGCGGGTGATGTGGCGCTCGGGATCGCCTTGGATGAACCGCCGTCGGGATGGCGTCTGGTCAACCGTGCTGATGCCAAGGCGGCTATGGCAGGGCTGCTTGGCGGTGGTGGTGCGCAGGTGGATGGCGATGCGCCTTGGCTTGCCGACCTGCCAAAGGGCGACGGGCTACGTTTGTCTTGCACGATGGCGCGTCAAGATGATTTGGGCGCGGATCATTTGCAGTTTGCACCCCAACGGGTGGCCCTGGGTGTTGGTTGTGCCCGTAATTGCCCGCCTGCGGAATTGGCGGCACTGGTCCAAGAGGTGCTGCAAGACGCCGGGATTGCCCCGCAAGCAGTACATTCGGTCAATACCATCACGCTGAAGGCGGATGAGCCTGCGATTATCGCTTTGGCGGGTGACCTTGATGTGCCGATGCGTTTGTTTGAGGCAGAGGCATTGGAGGCCGAGACGCCCCGCTTGGCGAACCCATCCGAGGTAGTATTTGCTGAAGTAGGCGCGCATGGCGTGGCTGAAGCGGCCGCCTTGGCGCAGGCCGGTGCGCAGGGAGAATTTCTGGTGTCAAAGCGCAAGACGGCAAATGCCACCTGTGCGCTGGTTGTGACGCCTGAGCCTGTGGTGGAGTTGACAGGTCGCGCGCGTGGGCGGTTGTCTGTCGTGGGTATTGGTCCCGGCCAAGCGACGTGGCGCACGCCTGAGGTGTCGCGGCTGGTGGCTGAAGCCGAAGAGTTAGTGGGCTACGGGCTTTATATTGATTTGCTGGGGCCTTTGGCCGTGGGCAAGGCGCGGTCGGATTTCCCGTTGGGCGGTGAAGAGGACCGGTGTCGTTATGCGCTGGAACAGGCAGGGCAGGGCAAGAACGTGGCGCTTGTTTGTTCCGGCGACGCGGGAATTTATGCGATGGCGGCACTTGTGTTTGAGCTGCTGGATCGTGGTCCTGATCAGATGGGTGTGACAGATGCTGCGCGCCGCGTTGAGGTGATCTGCTCACCTGGTGTGAGTGCATTGCAGGGGGCGGCGGCAAGGGCCGGTGCGCCATTGGGCCATGATTTTTGTGCGATTTCTCTATCCGATCTTTTGACCCCGCGCGAGGATATCGTGAAGCGGTTGAAGGCCGCAGCGATGGGCGATTTTGTGATCGCCTTCTACAATCCGGTGTCGATGCGGCGGCGGACGCTTTTGGCAGAGGCGCGTGATATCCTCTTGCAGCATCGCCCACCTGAGACGCCTGTGATGCTGGCCTCGTCGCTTGGGCGGCCTGAGGAGCATGTGCGCTATCGCCGTTTGGACGCGTTGGAAGTGGATGAGGTGGATATGTTGACCGTGGTTTTGATTGGGTCGTCGCATTCAAGGCTAGCAGCACTTGGCGAAGGTCCCCGGATGTACACGCCGCGCGGGTATGCGCGCAAGATTGACGGGGATTTGGCGGGATGACGCTTTTTGGCTGGCGCCAAATGCGCCCCACCCGCCATCCCATGGCCTCCGGCGGAAGTTTGATTGGACATAGAAAGATGAGGATCGTGCTATGACCGTTTATTTTATTGGTGCAGGTCCGGGTGATCCTGAGTTGTTGACGCTGAAGGCGGCGCGGATCATCGGGGAATGCCCTGTTTGTCTTTATGCGGGGTCACTGGTGCCAGTCGAGGTGGTGGCTTGTGCGCCTGCCGATGCGCTGGTGATGGACACAGCGCCGATGACCTTGGACGACACGCATGGCGTGATCCTTGAGGCACACGGGAAGGGGCAGGATGTGGCGCGTGTGCATTCGGGTGATCCGTCGCTATACGGTGCGATCGCCGAGCAGATTCGTCGTCTGAAGTCCGATGGGATTGACTACCAGATTATCCCGGGTGTGCCTGCTTATGCGGCGGCGGCGGCTGCTTTGGGTACGGAATTGACCGTGCCTGAAGTGGCGCAATCCATCATTTTGACCCGCATGTCGATGAAATCGACAGGCATGCCTGCCGGTGAGACGCTCGAGAATTTTGCCCGGACCGGTGCGACCTTGGCGATCCACCTAGGCATTCGGGCGTTGCGCGAGATCGAACGGCAATTGGCGCCTTTCTATGGTGAGGATTGCCCTGTTGCCGTGATTTACCGTGTTGGTTGGCCGGACCAGATGATCATTCGTGGCACGTTGATGGATGTGCGCGAAAAGGTCCGCGCGGCAAAAATTACACGCACGGCGCTTATCCTCGTGGGACCGGCGTTGTCCGATTCGCATGGGTTTCCTGACTCAGCACTGTATGATGCGGCGAAACCCCATGTCCTGCGACCACGCATTAAGGCCTGAAATTAAGGCCTTTCTGCGCTGCGGCGGATTTTGTCATTTAAAATTTACTTTTCTCGGGTCATCCTCTGACGTGTCTGGAGGGACTTGTTATGTTTACGTTTTTACCTGATGCGGTTTGTCAGGGTTTGGAAGAAGCGCGTAAGGCTGCATTGAAGCGCAAGGATCGTCTGTCGGTTCAAGACGGTAACGATAGTTATCGGATCCGCAGATTTTGGGACGGGGGGTTCGCTTTGGATCTTGACGGGTCCGAGAGGTTGCGCGGCCGTGTCGATATTTATGATGGCCCCAAGCACCTTTACACCTGTTTGGTTGTATCCTCCGTCGATGAAGAAGATGAGCGGGTGTTCGAGTTCAAATGGGCCACACCGGTTGCCTCTGGCCCCGCCGCCGATTTCGTGCGTCCTGACTTTGTCCCTGCCGGTTTGATCGGGCGTTAAGCGCTACTGCAAATCTGCAAAAGCGGCCTGCATCCGCTGTACAGCTTCTTCGACATTGGCTGTTTGCGTGGCTAGGTTGAACCGCATGAAGCTTTCACCGCCTGTTCCGAATGTCGGGCCTTGGGAAACGGCGATCTTGGCTGTGTCCCTGATGCGCGCTGACACTTCTTCATAGCTCATGCCAGTGCCTGAAAAATCGACCCAGCCCAGGTAGGTTGATTGCAGCGGCATTGACCAGACGCCTGGGATTGTATTGATGCCTGCGTCAAATATCTCGCGGTTGGTTTGTAAGTGTGCGATTTGCGCATCGGCCCACGCCGCACCTTCTGGTGAATAAGCGGCTGTGATCATGGCTACACCAAGCGCGGAAGGTTTGTAATCGAGCATCGCCAGCCGTTTTTGCATGGCGCTGCGCAGTGTCGGATCGGGGATGATCATATTGCCTGTCCGCTGGCCTGCAATATTAAACGTTTTGGACGCTGCCGTCAGATAGACTGTGTTGTCGGTATCTTCGGGTGCCGCAACGGCGGTGGGCACAAATGTCTGTTGGGCATACACAAGATCGTGGTGGATTTCATCACTGACCAGAAGCAGCCCGTTCTTGCGTGCAAAAGCCGAAACAGACCGCAGTTCATCAACCGTCCAGACGCGCCCCGAGGGGTTTTGCGGTGAACACCAGATCAGCATTTTTTCTTTGCCGGTCAGCCGCGACTGGGCATCGTCCAGATCCAGCATGTAGGTGTCGTCTTGGCGCACGAGCGGGCATTCGGTGACAACCCTGCCGGCCTTGGTCACCTTATGTGCGAACTCATGATAGACAGGGGTAAAGATAACGGCGGCGTCGCCTGGCTCTGTCCAGACATCAAGGCAGAGCGCGATCGCATTTCCCAAGCCTTGGGTTGTCAAAACCCAGTCTTTTTCGATGGACCAGCTGTGGCGGGTCTGCATCCACCATTGGATCGCGCTGAAGTAGGCGTCATTTTCGAATGAATAGCCAAAGACGCCTTGTGTGGCGGCCGCTTTCACGGCCTCAATGACACAGGGGGCGGTCTGATAGTCTGAATCTGCAGTCCACATCGCCAGCCCGTCTTTTGGCGAAACGCCATACAGCTTTTCCATCAAATCCCACTTGACGCTGTTGGTTCCGCGGCGGTCGATGGGGGTATTGAATGACATGTGCTTCTCCTAAACTCTTGCGCGCAAATTGCGGTGTTGGGAAAATGGGTGCAAGCCCAAAGTCGCGCCCTGCTTGCGATGGGCGGCGGGACGCATTAGATCACGGCCATGGCACTGAAGAAAATTCTCATACACCCCGATCCGCGCCTGAAAAAGGTGGCAACACCCGTGGCGTCGGTGAACGACGAACTGCGGCGTTTGGCCGACGATATGTTGGAAACCATGTATGACGCGCCGGGCATCGGTTTGGCTGCGCCACAGATCGCGGTCATGGATCGGATGTTGGTCATGGATTGCGCCAAAGAAGACGATGCCACGCCAGAGCCTATGGTGTTGATCAACCCGCAGGTGGTTTGGACGTCGGAAGAGCGGAACGTCTACGAAGAGGGCTGTCTTTCGATCCCAGAGCAATATGCCGAGGTCGAACGCCCTGCCGAGGTGGAAGTGTCGTGGATGGACCTTAATGGCAAGACGAGGCGCGAGCGTTTTGACGGGCTTTGGGCAACTTGTGTGCAGCATGAAATCGACCATCTGGATGGGAAATTGTTCATTGATTATTTGCGTCCGCTGAAACGCCAGATGATCACGCGCAAGATGCAGAAACTGAAACGCGAAATGGCGCGGGGCTGACGGCGTGGCGGTACGCGCGCTGCGATTTGAGGGCGATCCCGTTTTGTTGGCAACGGCAGCGCCCGTGCAACAGTTCAACGAAGAACTGGCCGGACTGGTCCGCGATATGTTCGAGACGATGTACGCCGCCCCCGGACGCGGGTTGGCCGCCCCGCAAGTGGGCGTGAGCAAGCGGATTTTCGTTGTCGATACGGACTGGAAAGATGCGGAGCCTGCGCCGATGATTTTCATCAACCCAGAGATTATCAACCGTTCCGAGGCAGAGGCGGTCGGGACTGAGGCTTGCCTTTCGATCCCCGGCAAAAGCTTTGATGTCAGCCGCCCGCTTTGGGTTGAGCTTAGCTGGCAGGATTTGGACGGCGCGGCGCATCATGGGCGATTTGAGGGCATGCAGGCGATTTGTGTTTGTCACGAGTTTGACCATCTCAATGGCGTTTTGGTGACCCAGACCGGAGTGCAACAATGACACACCGCCCCTTTGTGATGTGGCCGCATCCGGCTCTGCGCTCTGCTGCGGCCCCGGTCGCGGCTATCACCGACGACGTGCGTGCCATCTGGGACGAAATGATCGATGCGATGGACAATATGCCGGGCGTAGGTTTGGCTGCGCCGCAGTTAGGTATTGATCTGGCGTTGGCTGTCGTGGATGCCTCTGAGCGGCGTGGTCAGGCGATCCGGATGGCCAACCCTTCGATTTTGCACAGCAGTGTTGAACCGCGGGTGCATGAAGAGGGTTCGCCTAATCTGCCCGGTGTTTGGGCCAAAATTACGCGCCCGCGCGCGGTGACGGTGCGGTTTCTGAGCGCCGATGGCCAGTGGGAAGAGAAGGATTTCGTCGGGCTTTGGGCGACGTCCGTGCAGCATCAGATTGATCATCTCGCGGGTAAGATGTTTTTTGACCGTCTGACGCGTGTGAAGCGGGATATGCTGATTAAGAAAGCGGCCAAATTGAAGCGAGGCTGACGCAGGGATGCCTCCGGCGGAAGTTTGATTGGACATAGAAAGATATCTTTATGCGCATTATTTTCATGGGAACGCCTGATTTTTCGGTACCTGTTCTGGATGCGCTGGTGGATGCGGGCCATGAGATTGCGGCGGTCTATTGCCAACCACCGCGACCGGCAGGGCGAGGCAAGAAGGATCGTGCGTCACCTGTGCAGTTGCGCGCCGAAGCTCTGGGATTGGATGTCCGGTATCCTGCGTCCTTGAAGGGCGCAACGGAGCAGGCCGCATTCGCAGCATTGGATGCGGATATCGCCATTGTCGTGGCCTACGGCTTGATCCTGCCGCAGGCGATTTTGGACGCGCCCAAGGCGGGCTGTTTGAATATCCATGCCTCGCTTTTGCCGCGCTGGCGTGGGGCCGCCCCCATTCACCGCGCGATTATGGCGGGTGACGCCAAGACCGGGGTTTGTATCATGCAGATGGAGGCCGGTCTTGATACGGGTCCGGTCCTGCTGCGCGATGAGACCGCGATTGGTGCCGAGGAAACCACAGGAGCGTTGCACGACAGGCTTTCGCAAATGGGTGCGGCGTTGGTTGTTGAGGCGCTCGCGGAGCTGGACCAGTTGACCCCGCAAACCCAACCTGAAGAGGGCGTGACCTATGCCGCCAAGATCGACAAGGCGGAGGCGCGGATAGATTGGGCGCAACCTGCCGTGCAGATCGACCGGTTGATCCGCGGCTTGTCCCCTTTTCCGGGGGCGTGGTGCGAGGTGAGTGGTGAGCGCATCAAACTTTTGGGTGCGCGCCTGACCGAGGGGGAGGGCGCGCCGGGGCAGGTGCTTGGCGGCTTCCGGATTGCTTGCGGTAGTAATGCTATCGAAGTGACAAAGGCACAGAGACCGGGGAAGAAAGCCATGTCTGCGGATGAGGTTTTGAAGGGCTTGGCGCTTGGGGAATCTTTGAGCTAGGGCCCTGATCCTCAACAAACACGGCGAGTTTCTGACACTGACCGTGTCAAATATCACGTTTTCTCAAACATATGCGATTTATCGCCTGAGGCCGGTTTTGCCATCCCGCATGAGGGTGCTATCAGGGGATTCGGAAATTTCTGGGTAAAGTTATGACATCAGTGACGAAACTAACCCGCCGCTCTTTTGCGGCGATGGCGATGGCGAGCACGGCGGCCGCATGTGCGCCGCGTGTAGCGGAGATGGAAATCGAGCCACCTGCGCCGGTGTCATTTGTTGAGGGGTACGGCCCTATTGAGGACTCGGGGTATATTTTGCCCGGTATCCCGTCGGAATATCTCCAAGGTGTGAACCGGCGGATGACCGGATGGTACAACGGTGAGGCGGAGCCAAATACGCTGGACGTCGATCCATATGCAAAGTTCTTGTATCACGTGCGCGAAGACGGCTCGGCTACGCGGTATCCTGTCGGGGTAGGGCGTGCAGGTCGTTCGATCCGGGGCACCGCCACGATGAAATTCATGCGCAAATGGCCCGGTTGGACACCGACCCAAAACATGCTGCGCACCGAGCCGGAGGTTTACGGCGATTTTCGCGCGGGGATTCCGGGTGGTTTGCGCAGCCCGCTTGGCGCGCGCGCGCTGTATCTTTTCCGTGGCTCGCGCGATACGTACTACCGTATTCATGGGACCAATGATCTGGAATCTATCGGGAACTCGGGCTCAGCCGGCTGCATCCGGATGTTCAATCAGGATGTGATCCATCTTTATAACCAGATCGAGGCCCCGATGCAGGTTCTCATCCGCTCACCTGAAGAGTCGCAGCGTGTCGATCCAGAGAACTTTGGCCGGGGCATTGAGCTGCCACCAAAAATCATTTCTGCCGAAGAATTGCTGGGGGAAGAGGCGGTTGCCAATGATCGGGCGCCAATCCTCGACGACGCATAACCCCTTTTCTTTATGGTCTTTGACGTCCAAACTTGTGTTTGAGGTGCCGTGCTTGCGCGTGGCGGCATATTGAACGCAGAGACAAGAATGCTTACGTCTCTGATATAAAAGAATAAATGAGGGATGTTAGATGGCGAATTTTGATACGCAAATTCAGGAATCTCAGGCGCAAGTCGCCGCAGCACAAAGCAAAATTTCGGAATTGACCAGCCGGATCGAAGTGGCGCGCACCAAGATGGCCGAAGGAACCGATATCTCGGTTGATATCGAAAACGCCAGCCTCGAAGACGTGCACGCCCACACCGAACTGATGAATGCAAATATAGCTGAACTGATTATGGGTCTTGATGATGTCACGACCGCCTTTTCAAAAGACTTTGATGAAATGCGATCCAAGACCGGTATGGAAAGCTTCATTGGCATTTTCAGCAAAGGCAAGGCCGATAGCATGCGTCAGGAGCGGATGCGCACGGCCTCTATTGATGACAAGTTGCAGGATTTGATCAGCAAGTCAGACGTGATCATGAAGTTGCTCGAAGGCCAGTTAGGTGTGTTGAATGAGCAGAAAGTGAGCGTTGAAAGCAACCTTGGCGGCACGCTGCAAGAGCGCGAGGCCACCGTGGGTGAGTTGGAAGCCCTGCGCGCGGATATCCTCGCGATGGACCCCATCATCATCTCATTGGAAAACAAAATATCGGTTGAGCAAGATGCGGCGGCTCGCACGAAACTTGAAACCGAGTTGGCAGCGCTCAACGGCAAGTATAATGAAATGGTGCAAAACGAGCAGGTGCAACTGGCTAAAAGCCAGACGCTTGAGCGGTATATCGAGAAGGGCAAGACCTGGATTGATAGTTTGCAGAACCAGGCGGCGACGCAGATGGTGCTGATCAACAAGTTGCAGACAGATACCAAGCAACGCGTTGTGCTCTACGATGCTTTGTCGAAATCGTTGAAGACCGCGCAACAGCAGGACGTCGCCCACAAGATCAATGAAATCGGCGTAAAGACGGACCAAGAGGCGCAGTCTGCGATGGCGGCAATCGGGTCGGCCACAAACGCACGGATGGCGGATATGCTGGAAGCGCATGAGGACCACATGGTCTTTGCCCGCGAGGTGCTGGAGGCCAAGGCGAAAGCGGACGAGCGTTTTGTGCGCCGGTTCCAGGAGATCGTGAAGAAGCACGATAGCAATCAGTATGGGGCTGAATGACTTTTCGGAGGCAGTTGATTTGGACCTCGGTCGCCGGCGGTCTACTCTACTTGTATTTACCGGTGTCTTCTGTGGTCTCCCGCCTTATGGGATGGCAGTACGATACTGAACTTGCTTTCCATATCAGTGGTTTCGGCGCTGGGGTCTTGCTGGTTTTTGGGGTGGCAGGGCGATTGCTTTTGCGCGCGACTTGGTTTGCAATGATCAAACCTATGAGTGGAGAACTAGCCGATACCTTACATAACAACTGGCTTCGAGGTTTCTTCAGTCCAATCGTTCGGGGGTGGATTCATGTCGATCTCAACGGCGAAGATCGTAGCGGTGAAAAAGTGAAGTACACTGTCGTAGATGGTTGGAATATTCGTGACCCAGATTGACCTTCAATCCGATCATATGATGCTGGAAGATACCCGCGTCACGCGCCGGTATTTCGATAAATTCGCCAAGATCACCAGCTATCTGACCAAGGTCGCCGCGACGATGGAAACCGAAGGCCGCTTTGATCGCAAAGAAATTGAAGTGATGGCCCGCTATCTGATCGGCCTGAATTGGACCTTCACGGCGCTGGCGCACAAGTATCATTTCGCGGGGCGCTTCGCCCATTCCGGCAAGCTGACGTTTGACCGGACGGAAAGCGGTTTTCCTGTCTATCAAGAGCTGTTGGAGATGGCGAATGATGCCTTGCAGGCGCAGCGGCATTTGGATGCGCAGCCAGATGCCGAGGCGCTGAAGGATCAGATGGTACGGGTGATCCTGAGTGAGCAGGACATCCCCACAAAACTGCAATATGCGCTGTCGCAGCGGCTTTACTATGAAGAGCTCGCGCGTGGTGACCAGTTTTGGGCGCGCAATGATCCGCAGTGTCTATGGTTGGGCAATGAGGGCGACCGCCGTAGCTTTCTGCTGCATTGGGCAGTCTATGACAGTCAGGTGAACCTACCGACAATCTATCTGATGACGGTTGAAGATACCGGACGCACGGGCCTGCCCAAGGACGAACACCGATGGCCGGAAGCGCAGGCGCATCTGATGGCGCAGTCTTTGGCACATCTGAAGTTGCTCACGATCGCCAAAGGGTTTGATGAGGATTTTGATGATCTGCACCCGACGCGTCTGCGCCGTTTCCATATCGGGCCGATGTATAGCAGCGCCTTTACGCGGCAGACCGGCCCTTTGCGCGATGTTCTGAATGATGCGAACGCCCCGGATGGTGAAGATTGGG
This window harbors:
- a CDS encoding precorrin-8X methylmutase; its protein translation is MRPYEKDPTAIYAQSFATVRDEARLERFAPAMQPLITRLVHACGMIEVADRLSFSQGAAEAGRAALAAGAPVLCDCEMVGAGIIRRYLPADNEVVVTLNDPAVPALAQQIGNTRSAAAVELWRDRIEGAVVAIGNAPTALFHLLELLDAGWPKPAVILGFPVGFIGAAESKAELAANPRGCDYVALRGRRGGSAMASAAVNALAAGLPEDV
- the cbiE gene encoding precorrin-6y C5,15-methyltransferase (decarboxylating) subunit CbiE; the protein is MADPWLHIVGIGEDGMEGLVPATRAVVEAAEVIIGGDRHHTLTETVSAERLAWPHPFDALISTIETLRGKRVVILATGDPLWFSVGARIGRAIDPSEIVYHPQLSAFQLAAARMGWSLPDVETLTVHGRPVEQMIAFIQPDAQLLVLTTGAETPAQIARFLTERGFGKSRMTVLAAMGGKDEARFDGLAESWNHTVPAFNTLAVHCVAAPDAALLPRVPGLADDLFLSDGTMTKQEVRAATVAKLMPMRGALLWDIGTGCGSVAIEWMRAARYARAIGIEPRADRRAMAAANALALGAPKLVLVEGSVPEALTGLDAPDAIFIGGGLSRATFDAAWAALRPLGRLVANAVTLESEAELIALHKEHGGDLVKLQVHRAEPVGRLTGWRPSMPVTQWSLVKR
- the cobI gene encoding precorrin-2 C(20)-methyltransferase, with the translated sequence MTGVLYGVGLGPGAPDLMTLRAARLIEGAGVIAYPTLAGAASFARAIAADLIDPDAQEIVMDVPMSVERAPAQAAYDKGAAEIAAALDAGHDVVCLCEGDPFFYGSFMYLFARLSDAYRVEIVPGVTSVTACAARARMPLAARNERLTVLPGPLPEDELRARIEGAESVVIMKVGRHLAKIKGVIEALGLTDGAVYVERATLPEEVVLPLADAPEKAPYFSMILLTKGADPWL
- the cobJ gene encoding precorrin-3B C(17)-methyltransferase is translated as MKPVAPQARKPVVLALSRSGELTAHKVAAVLGAQVHGREGRVDQADAFFANALEHARDLFVAGVPIVGVCASGILIRAVAPLLADKTMEPPVISVSDDGAVVVPLLGGHRGANKLSATIAQALDAVSAVTTAGDVALGIALDEPPSGWRLVNRADAKAAMAGLLGGGGAQVDGDAPWLADLPKGDGLRLSCTMARQDDLGADHLQFAPQRVALGVGCARNCPPAELAALVQEVLQDAGIAPQAVHSVNTITLKADEPAIIALAGDLDVPMRLFEAEALEAETPRLANPSEVVFAEVGAHGVAEAAALAQAGAQGEFLVSKRKTANATCALVVTPEPVVELTGRARGRLSVVGIGPGQATWRTPEVSRLVAEAEELVGYGLYIDLLGPLAVGKARSDFPLGGEEDRCRYALEQAGQGKNVALVCSGDAGIYAMAALVFELLDRGPDQMGVTDAARRVEVICSPGVSALQGAAARAGAPLGHDFCAISLSDLLTPREDIVKRLKAAAMGDFVIAFYNPVSMRRRTLLAEARDILLQHRPPETPVMLASSLGRPEEHVRYRRLDALEVDEVDMLTVVLIGSSHSRLAALGEGPRMYTPRGYARKIDGDLAG
- the cobM gene encoding precorrin-4 C(11)-methyltransferase, yielding MTVYFIGAGPGDPELLTLKAARIIGECPVCLYAGSLVPVEVVACAPADALVMDTAPMTLDDTHGVILEAHGKGQDVARVHSGDPSLYGAIAEQIRRLKSDGIDYQIIPGVPAYAAAAAALGTELTVPEVAQSIILTRMSMKSTGMPAGETLENFARTGATLAIHLGIRALREIERQLAPFYGEDCPVAVIYRVGWPDQMIIRGTLMDVREKVRAAKITRTALILVGPALSDSHGFPDSALYDAAKPHVLRPRIKA
- a CDS encoding MalY/PatB family protein — protein: MSFNTPIDRRGTNSVKWDLMEKLYGVSPKDGLAMWTADSDYQTAPCVIEAVKAAATQGVFGYSFENDAYFSAIQWWMQTRHSWSIEKDWVLTTQGLGNAIALCLDVWTEPGDAAVIFTPVYHEFAHKVTKAGRVVTECPLVRQDDTYMLDLDDAQSRLTGKEKMLIWCSPQNPSGRVWTVDELRSVSAFARKNGLLLVSDEIHHDLVYAQQTFVPTAVAAPEDTDNTVYLTAASKTFNIAGQRTGNMIIPDPTLRSAMQKRLAMLDYKPSALGVAMITAAYSPEGAAWADAQIAHLQTNREIFDAGINTIPGVWSMPLQSTYLGWVDFSGTGMSYEEVSARIRDTAKIAVSQGPTFGTGGESFMRFNLATQTANVEEAVQRMQAAFADLQ
- the def gene encoding peptide deformylase, which codes for MALKKILIHPDPRLKKVATPVASVNDELRRLADDMLETMYDAPGIGLAAPQIAVMDRMLVMDCAKEDDATPEPMVLINPQVVWTSEERNVYEEGCLSIPEQYAEVERPAEVEVSWMDLNGKTRRERFDGLWATCVQHEIDHLDGKLFIDYLRPLKRQMITRKMQKLKREMARG
- the def gene encoding peptide deformylase — protein: MAVRALRFEGDPVLLATAAPVQQFNEELAGLVRDMFETMYAAPGRGLAAPQVGVSKRIFVVDTDWKDAEPAPMIFINPEIINRSEAEAVGTEACLSIPGKSFDVSRPLWVELSWQDLDGAAHHGRFEGMQAICVCHEFDHLNGVLVTQTGVQQ
- the def gene encoding peptide deformylase, which translates into the protein MTHRPFVMWPHPALRSAAAPVAAITDDVRAIWDEMIDAMDNMPGVGLAAPQLGIDLALAVVDASERRGQAIRMANPSILHSSVEPRVHEEGSPNLPGVWAKITRPRAVTVRFLSADGQWEEKDFVGLWATSVQHQIDHLAGKMFFDRLTRVKRDMLIKKAAKLKRG